tTTAATAAGACAACCAATTTCTCATATCCTGAAAGAGTAATGAGTTGTTACTTCAGGCTTGTAAGTTTgacttttacttttttggtaagaTTAAAGTAATCCTTTTCTGTTTCTAGGAGATAGATTAATAAATATCTGAGTGAAAAGAAAGGGCTATGTAATTAAGACTGTTTCAACAAAATTGTCATGAGAGTTTGCATAAATAGGACATAAAATgagaattattttattcattgtctCCCAAAGATGTGCTTTATTGTGTGAAGATTTTCTATCTGCTACTGTATTTTTAACATAAAAGAgccaataaatatgtattaaaagaATGCCAACaagaacttaaaaacaaaaaatttgcatGGATTATATAAGGTATTTTAGGATATTGGCAATGACAATGCTGATCACGATGAATTATATCTTTCATCTCTTCCCTTTAATACTATTTTTGTctaaatatgtttaaaagaaggaaaattttaaaaatttaagagagagaaatgaacaaccacacagtggtcacagagtTTGTCCTCCTAGGCCTTTCTGATGACCTTGACCTTCAGATTGTGATCTTCCTCTTTCTATTTATCACATGTGTGTTAAGCGTCACTAGAAACCTGACTCTCCTCACCCTAACCTTCGTGGACTCCCATCTACAGACACCTATGTATTTCTTCCTGCGGAACTTCTCCCTCCTAGAAATCTCCTTTACAACCTTATGCATTCCTAGATTTCTGGGTGGAATTTTCACCAGGGATAAGACCATTTCCTATAACAACTGTGCAGCTCAactcttcttctttattttcatgggggtgacagaattttacattctgacggccatgtcctatgaccgctatgtggccatctgcaagcccCTGCATTACACAAGCATCATGAACAGGAAATTCTGCTCCCTGCTTGTGTTATGTGCGTGGCTGGGAGGGTTTCTGACCGTTTTTTCCACCCCTAATGCTCCTCCTCTAGCTGGATTACTGTGCTTCCAATGTCATTGATCACTTTGCCTGTGACTATTTTCCCCTCTTACAGCTATCTTGCTCAGATACATGGCTCCTAGAAGTAATTGGTTTTTACTTTGCTTTGGTTACTTTGCTACtcactttggcattagtgatgtTGTCCTACATGTACATCATCAGGACTGTTCTGAGAATCCTGTCTTCCAGTCAGAGAAAAAAAGCTTTCTCCACTTGTTCCTCTCACATGACTGTCATTTCCATCTCTTATGGAAGCTGCGTCTTCACGTATGCCAATCCCTCTGCAAAAGAAAAGGCATCATTGACCAAAGGAGTCGCTATTCTCAACACCTCTGTTgcccccatgctgaaccccttcattTATTCCCTGAGGAACCAGCAAGTAAAACAAGTGTTTAAAGGCTTGCTCCAAAATGTAGTTTTTTCTAcaaattgggagtttttttttcttttttagcaaaAATACAGACATATgtggttgatatgagtcggaatccactctacaccaacagttttttgggggggggggcaggagggAGTATAAGGAACAATTAAATATAAACCTAAAATTCAGAGATGTTTGTACAGGTATGCTTGTTCTTTTAGAGTCTCTTCACCTGTCACATCATTTGACCTGATATTTTGCAAATCCCTCACTTTCACCTCTGTGCCTGAGTTTCTCCAATGCAGTGTCTattgacatattttaaaatatagtaaaGTTTATTTCTCTTACTGAATTTTCTGAAAACCTTACATTTTCCTTGAAGGCACACTGTAGTTAAGATGGAGTAAAATTGttttaattctatttattttctcaGCTCTTAAAAGACGCAGTTATTATTGCTCTGTATTTCAAATGTAGTGTTTCAAATGTGTGTAATTTCTTGTGTATTTTCAAGATGAATATTGATAATGTTCTCAGTAGTGTTTATAGAATTTCCATGCTCTGAGTCATTGTTCATTAAATTCAGTTTAATATATACTATCATTTTGTACTTCGAATACAGAGCTTTATACTTTGTGAAATTTAATGTATATTTTCTGGATAATATTGATCATgatattaagtaatttttatattttcatgttttttatcACTTCTTAGAAGATATTCATATTTTCCTAAAACATGCAAAGTAAATGCCCTAAAACTGAAACACATTTCACTTCtattttttctgtaaattatAAAAGTTCCACATcgcaaaatacaaaaacaaatttaggCTCcactatgattattttaattgtatGGTAACTGTTGTGATAATGATTCATCTggtttaaaatataaaacagtaactaatggctataaaaaaaaaaggctatagtTTAGAAGAATTtcaatttcaaattttctttttcttttcttgttctccCAAATTATGTTGATTAGATAATTTCGTTTAACAGACTTCATTGCTAAATTACAATTAAATTTATACttacaaaatgaaatataaaaaaaaaaagttgaagtacTTGTCAAATCATGAAAAGTGTTGTTATGCTGATTTTTAGTATAATTCAAATAGGTTTTGGTCTTTATATGGATCTATATGCTTTCAAGATCTGGCACAGAATGCATTCCAATGTGAGAAATGAACATGGTGACTTCTCTCAGAGGAATTTAAACTCTGTAAGAGTCTTGTTGATACCTTACATTTGTCTGTGATTTAAATAGTCTCAGAGATCTTTTACATATCGcttttattcatgtatttattcacCTCTTTATTCACAAATTTCAGTATCTACTTAGGAAATGATTCAGTGCTAGAAAGGAGCAGCTTTTGTGCTTGCTCATATCCAgtgtaaggaaaaaaagaagtaaatagaTGATTATAATCCAACCGTATATAAATTCTATAATATCTCTATGAAGAATACACTGTACAGGCACATGAAGATATTAAGGTTATAAATATAATAGGCTTGCCCACATCATTCAGAATTTCCAAAAAACATTACAGCCATAAGGCAGGCACATTCcttgttatttttatgtattatattaGGATTACAGTCATGAGAGATTCAGCAGATAAAGAGAAATATTTGCTACGTTGCAAAGCCTCAGATAAATAGACATTCcattaataactaacatttagttaatacttaaaaatattataCATATTACCAAGTATAAAACCTTAATTATTTTTGCACACTCCTATGACATAGTGGGtttcttgggtggtacaaactgttaacactGCACTCAACAGctaaacaaatgttggagatttgagtccacccaaaactgcttcagaagaaaggcctggcaatctacttccaaaatataagccattgaaagccctatgaagcacattTCGATTCTTAGGCGCGTGGAGTTGTCATTGACTGAACGGCAACagtattggctttttttttttttttttaatgacatatgtAGTAATTACTCTATGTGACTACACTTTATGTTTTTGAACTTGACTGGCATGCTGGAACAATAGCTGCCATTCTGAGCAAACTAAGTAAATGACAGTTTTTGCAATgatagacaaaaagaaaaatacttagcCATGTATGTAGATCTGGGGTTCTATCTGAAATTGAGTTAAATTTGACTGAttcataattataattatttaacACATTATAAACAATAAGGtacattttttttctggttaaataAATAGAGAATGACTGTTATTGAAGTACTGAGTTATGATACCTGACTTTCAACTTACCATCAGTAAGAATTAAAGATAATTAGGCTGGTTAGCTTTTCAAACTTCAgtatcctcatttttaaaataaagatgaaaatactTTAGTTTTTATGTCATACGCTTAGTGTGCGATAAAATTATAAAAGATATAcatagattaattttttaaagtaggaGCTGTTATTCAAATGTAACACTAGTGTTTGAGAATCCAACAGTATGAAGGGCTTTGGTTTTGCTCCAAGTCTAtgactttgtttctaaggagctttGGACTACTGCCTTCCTGAACAGGCAGATGCAGACCCCTGTGTAATGTAAAGCAGTCGTGGATCAAATTGCCAACggaatttttaaataaacattaacAGTAAGGAGTATACAGTGTATAGGGGTATACAGTGCTAACTGAACGTGTGTTCAAACagtttctctccttcctcacttATTTGGGTGGAGACCAGTATAAATTTATATAAAGAATCAAGACCGGATGGActaaccattgttatgcttgtttCACTCTCACGGTGCAGGTGTTTCACCTCAAAAAGGTGAGTTATTTCTGTGATAAGAACCTCAGCTGTTAGAATAGCCTCTGTGTTCTTGAGCATTATTTTAGATGTGTGAGCATTTGATATTTTACTACatatagagtaaaaaaaaaaaaaaaaaaaaatagagtactcAGGAAAAATGGCTAGCAAGAAAAATACTTATTAACTGTTATCCACAAGTATTATTTTGTAAATATCAAAAGGCTTattatatacacagcaaaaactatCATTGAAAATGGTAATTATCCTCTCAGCAATTAAAACTCTTCTTCGGTGTCCCTCTTGCCCTGGCTTGGGAACGGctaagtttttattttccttagagTGATCTATGCTGTATCCTATACTTGTCTATTCATTCAGTTAGATTAATGTATCCTTTATTCATAACAGAATTTTttatagattctttttttttaaagatgccaAATTTCTTACAGGACACTAAAAACTGCCATTGCTCCTACTTTTATACCTATTAAGTGCTGAGACACTATCTGAAAGTTAAGCATAGACATGttagagttaaaaaaattaaaaatcctgaATACATACTTCATATAATTAGGAAATTATAATAactattataaattatttttacatttttactcTGTGAATGCCTAAGGAAATAACTCTTTTGAGTATTCCAGTTTACAGAGCTCATGATACATAGAAAGCATAGCTTTCTTAGATCTTTTGACTAATTAATCCATCACTCAGTTTTATAAGACTGTAGACATTTATTCAGTCACTGGGTCAACATGCATTTATTAAATCGCAACTTTGTTTTAGTGATAGTCCTAGGTAATGGTGATGATTCAAAACTACATCACTATATTTCCTAAAGGAGCTTCAATTCTAATCAGGATTattatcaccaaaaataaaaaattatgttgAGTTCTACTACAGAAGTATTTGTTACTATAGTGTGTATGTCCATCACCCatttgtcaatttgttgtaccatggtggcttgcatattgctatgatgctagaaggcATGCTACCCAtaattcaaataacagcaggacaggttttagtagagcttccaagctaagacagattaggaaaaaaggtcttgtaatctacttccaaaaattagccattaaaaatctAAAGAATCCCATCAGGATATGGTCccatatactgctggaagatcaGCACCCTAGATTGGaatgtaacaatggactcaggcatgcTGGTGATCGTGAACGTGGTACGGACTGATCAGTATTTTGTACATCAGTTCCCTGTGATTCAGAGCCAACTCAAACACAAGTAATAACGTAGTGAGTGTGTATGGATTGACCCACTGTAACTAGAAATCATAAAGGTTTCTCAGAGAAAGTgatatttaatttaaaacataaaGGATAATAAAGAGGaacaatttttcaaaaatatggTTGAGATGTTGTCCTGGAAGATTTTATCTTAAGAATAAATAATGGTCAGGTTTGTCATACACAAACTCGTTTAGATTATTGCAAGGCAATCATGGCAAGGCATGCAAGTAAGACCTCAAGACATTCATTTAGCATTGGAGAGTTAGAATTAACAATTATAATGTTAGTTTACATGTTAGAGTctaaatctttagacttcaggctttaACCTTTAAGAGTAAATGTTTCTTCAGGCTTTTATGAGTGGTCAGTTTTAGGGAGCAGTATCTCAGCAGACTTCTATGTATTCTGATGGAAAGTTAAATTGTTTTACTTTTGTCTTCTCTGAAAATGAGCAGAAATCTATGGGTTTATATAATCTTTGCGCTTTTGTGTTCAACTGTAATTGCTATGTTTTATTGCCAGCTTAAGAATTGTTGTATgacatatttatgttttcttcatttatattaTATCTTATTGCCAATTAGGGAATTGTTGTATgatgtatttgtatatttttccagGCCAAGTTAATTAACTCAAAATTATGGGAATTGTTTAGTgacatatttatgttttgttaATTTATAGAGACTTGATTACTGTTACATTCCATTATCCCAGAGTGAAAGTGCACACCCtaacttgctgttgttgttgtcaggtgccatcaagttggttccaactcatagtgaccttatgtacaacagaacgaaacactgcctggtccagcaccatccttacaatcattgttatgcttgagctcatttttgcagccactctgtcaatccacctcattgagggtcttcctcttctctgctgtccctgtactttgccaagcatgatgtccttctccagggactgatcgctcctgacaacatgtccaaagtatgtaagacacgatcttgccatccttgcttctaaggagcattctggttgtacctcttctaagacagatttgttcattcttttggctgtccatggtatattcaatattcttcgccaacaccacatttcaaaggcatcaattcttcttcggtcttccttattcattgtccagctttcacaagtatatgatgcgattgaaaataccttggcttgggtcaggcacaccttagtcttcagggtgactcctttgctcttcaacattttaaagaggtcctttgcagcagatttacccaatgcaatgcgtcttttgatttcttgactgctgcttccatagtttttgactgtgggtccaagtaaaatgaaatccttgacaatttcaatcttttctccgtttatcatgatgttgctcattggcccagttgtgaggatttttgttttctttatgttgagatgcaatccatactgatccAATGTATCTCTTCCTACGAAATTTCTCTTTTTTGGAAATCTTAACCAATCTCTATTCCTAGATTCTTGACAACCATTGTGACTAAAAACAAAATTGTTTCCTACAATGATTGTATATCTCaactattcttttttcttttgttaggagTTACAGAGTTTTACCTTCTGGCTGCCGTGTCCTATGACTGTTATGCAGCCATCTGCAAACCCCTGCGTTACTCCATCATTATGAGAAGCAAAGTGTGCTACCAACTTGTACTCAGTTCATGGACAGCTGGCTTTTCTGAATACCTTTCCACCATTGGTCTTGGGACTAAAACTGGAATTTTGTGCTTCCAAAGTAATTGATCAtttcatgtgtgacacttctcctatCTTGCAGATTTCTTGCACAGACACACTTCCTAgaaatgattttgtttgtttccacaGTTGTAACACTTGTTGTAATTCTTTCCTATACATATATAGTTAAGACCATTCTAAAAATCCCCTCTgctcagaaaagaacaaaagcttTTTTCCACTTGTTCTTCCCACATGATTGTAGTCTCCCTTACTTATGGTAGCTGTATCATCTTTATTTACATGAAGCCATCAGCAAAAGAAAGGGTGGCTTTACCCAAAGGTGTAGCTGTTTCTATACCTCAGCTGCTCCTTTACTCAATCCCTTCATCTTAGGAACCAGCAAGTGAAACAAGCTTTCAAGGATACActaaaaaaagttttcattttttttttaaataaggaaaaaaattaaaatcttgaGACAGAAACGATGAATatattttttgttccttttttcatgTTTACTTAATTTATGCATTCACTATGTTAAGTTTCTTATAGCACTTAAACAAATCTGTCAGCACACTACGCTTTCCTGCTTTATCTTTCACGCTTCTTGCAGTGTTATAGTAAGAgttctgtcttccaattttcacagatttttaaatttcttttaattcCAAAGACATAGAACTTTGTgtcataaaaagaaaatagttATAAGTTTGTCACATACAAATTTGTCTGGATAAATGTAATTAGTTTATGTGTATTTCTTATAGGTGTACTTTGTCTTATATACTAcacttgttataatttttttcttcttcaggatGATACAGCTTACTATGGGAGAGACAAACAAAGAAACAGTTATCAAAGAGTATGATTTCTCTTATGGCAAAGCTCTGCACAAAATTGTGTTCTCATAGTAACGAAGGTTTAATTATTTCAGTGTATGAGAAATGCAGTTCAAAAAAGGGTAATTCTTATGACAGTTATGATATATAcgaaaaaagagtaaaatgatgTTAGAGGCATGTGTATAACAACACGAACAATGTTTGAGGCACCAGTTCATAGTTCAAGTGTCACTAGCTTGATAAAGGAATGTAGGCTTTTGAGCCAGTCAACCAGATATAAATCCAGGATAACATGTGAGCCTGGTCAAATTCTAAAACTCTGTTGCtaagtttctccatttatgaaaTAGATACAATAATAGTTATTACTTGATATTTACTTTGAGAATGAAAAGAAGCAGTATGTATAAAGCAATATTTAGATCAAAACCTGGCCCATAGTTAGTTATCAACAAGTGTTAGCTCCCCTTGGAGGGAAACTTGCCTCACTCGGGACAGTATGtaacaagggaagaaaaagaggcaGCTTCAAATCATAAAAAGtttttatgacctaaaatgtaGTAGGACTTAATCTGATTGGTCTGTAGATCTGAAAATTTAGTGTGAGTAgattactgagaaaaaaattccatGTGTCTTGTACCTAAAATAACTCTTTAAATCACATGAAATAGTCTAGAAACTTAGACTATAGATGATTCCGAGGCTGATGTTTCACatgagggttttctttttctatctaAGCATCAATGTgatcagatttttattttataaagactGACCTGTTAAATGTGCTAAGAATGTTTTTTATAATGTTTGGAGTTAGGAAGACAGGGGAGACGATTAACACTTTAAGCTAAAAGAGATATTTTTTAAAGGTTCAAAAACACAATAGTGGCAGTGGATTGCAGGGTCAGGGAGTAGACTCCAGAGATGTTTAGCAGAATGAACTGAGGTTAAACTGTTGAACACTTGCATGTCcaggataagaaaaagaaaattatttaaaaaaaaaaattcttcttgctACTGTCCACTCTGGGCACAAGCACCGAAATAcctaatgcattttaaaaaaagttttcttaatatCTGTCGGATCAAAACAATCACCTACAAAACATATGGGGTTCTATATTGGATATAATTTTCCATCAGAGACATGTAAGTGAAGAATTTACTGGGGTGATTGatggttgttatggattaaattgtgtccccccacccaaaatgtgtgtcaacttggctagtccatgatagCCAGTgttatatgattgtccaacattttgtcatctgatgcaattttcctatgtgtagtaaatcctgccactatgatgttaatgaggcaggattagattaaaaaaaggaTTAGATGCAGTTACATAAATGAGAtaggctcaatctacaggattagatagtacgtcgagtcaatctctttggagatataaaaaagagaaacaaacagagagacagggggaccccataccaccaagaaaaaccaccaagagcacatcctttggacctggagtccctaaactgagaagctcctcaaccaggggaaaatcgatgacaagcaccttcctgcagtgccaatagagaaagaaatccttcccctggaagtggcatcctgaattaggacttctagacccctagactgtgagagaataaatttctctttgttaaagccatccacatgtggtatttctgttacagcaacactaggtaactaagacaaaggcATATCTAATATTTATGTGGCCTTGAATAGAAATCATTTAGATTTCATTTGTGTTTAAATTTGTTTTACAATCTTTCAAAGTAACAATTTTTAGtcatcttttggaaaccctggtggggtagtggttaagtgccatggctgctaaataagaggtcggcagttcgactcctccagatgctccttggaaactctatcgggcagttctactctgtcctatagggtcgctatgagtcggaatcgacttgacagcagtgggtttggttttggtttgggtggacTTTTCCTGGGAAGAAAGAAGGGTGTTAGTTTATGTGATTATATTCAAGGGCCTGAGAGCTTTCATCCACacggtatttttttatttttcaatatactttttaaaaatcactcaaTACTTAATCAGGTAAATGATggtcaaatattttttccattctatcGATTACATTTTCGTTTTCTTGGGAGTGTCCTTTAATGCAGAAAAACCTTacatgaaatggagaaaaaaaaatacttgcttttaacatacaaatatgtaatttgtatgacaatttttttttacaaagaatgAGCAGGATCAAGATACATTGAATATTATTGAAATTAAGACGTCATTCATCTGAATGAGTTGGTTTTACATTAAGATGCTAACTGTAATCCACAAGAAATCATTAAGAAAACAACTTGAAACGTATGCTGTAAAAGATACAACAGATAAATTTAAAGGTACACTGGGATGAACCAACTTAACACAAAGAAGCCAGCAATCCAGGAGTAGGCTAATAAAAAAGacataaacatatttaaaaaaaaaaaaaaaaggaagacataagTCTTGCTTTATTAGTAATTACATTTAAACAGTGAAACAATCCAAttgaaaggcagagattggaaacAGCCTAAAAAAACAACATGACCCAAATACATGTCTGTCTATTATAGACACTCTTTAGATTAAAAGACACAAATAGATTGAAAATAAAGGATGTAAAAGATATGCCATGTATTCTGGATTGAAAGTGTctccaaaaaatatatgttgaagtgcCAAAACTTGTGTCTGGGAATTGTGGCCTTGTCTGGGAAAATAGTGCAATTCTttgaacataaaagaaaaaccattgccattctGTTGATTATAActaatagtgaccatataggaccgagtagaactgctccatagggtttccaaagagcagctggtgatatTATCACTTAAGCCATAACAGAGTAGAATAAGCCTTCTTCCATTCTGAATGGTATCTTAAAGGGAGATGGAAAGAAACACACAGAGTAAGACAGATGCCAGGTGATAATGGAGGCAGACACATCTATAAGCATCCATAAGAATTGCAAAGGGCTACAAAAGCTacaaggagccttgatggcacagtagttaagagttcagctgctaaccaaaatgtcagcagttggaatccaccagccactctttgaaaaccctatgaggaagttctcctctattctatagggttgctatgagttggtattcactcaacagcaacaggtttctttttttttttttttttttttactgtaagaagctgaaagagacaggaAGGACCTTTCCCTAGAACAAACAGAGAGAGAGCTCATAGGCCCATCAATGAACTTGGACCTCTAGTCTtcagaactgagacaataaattctctTCTTCAAAGCCatttactttgtggtattttgttatggcagcactaggaaactaatacaccatgcaagcagtaaccaaaaaaaaaaaaaaaaaatctgggttctctattataATATTTGACAtattagactttaagacaaaaaagtTACAAACCAAAACACAGTGCCATCAAAGTTACAAgatacaaataatattttataattataaagtGTCAATCTATTGGGTAGaataaacaattataaacatGTATTCACCTAACAAGATTTCACaataatagttgtttttgttgttatgtgccgtcgagtcagttctgactcatagcgaccctatgcacgacagaacgaaacactgcccggtcctacgccatcttaCAATTGTTATAATGATTGAGCTCACTGTTGCTATgactgagctcattgttgcagccgctgtgtcaatccacctctttgagagtcttcctcttacCCACTgattctgtactctgccaagcatgatgtccttctccagggactgatccatcctgacaacatgtccaacgtacataagatgcaatctcgccatccttgcctctaagaagcattctggttgtacttccaaaacaaatttgttcattcttttggctgtccatggtatattcaatattattcacccacACCAcattttaaaggcatcaattcttgttcagtcttccttattcattgtccagctttcacacgcatatgatgcaattgaaaataccatggcttgggtcaggcacaccttagtcttcaacactttaaagaggcccttttttgcagcagatttacccaatgcaacgtgtcttttgatttcttgactgctgcttccatagtttttgactgtggatccaagtaaaatgaaatccttgacaatttcaatcttttctccacttatcgtaATGtgacttactggtccagttgtgagaacttttgttttctttatgttgaggtgcaatccatactgaggactgtggtctttgatcttcattagtaagtgtttcaagtctttttcagtttcagtgagcaaggttgtgtcatctgcataacacaggttgttaatgagtcctcctccaatcctgatgccccgttcttcttcatacagcccagcttctcttattatttgctcggcatacagattgaataggtatggtgaaagaatacaaccttggtgcacacctttcctgactttaaaccaatcagtatccccttgttctgtccaaaaaactgcctcttgatctatgtaaagtttcctcatgagcacaatcaagtgttctggaattctcattctttgcaatggtatccataattggttatgatctacacagttgaatgcctttgcatagtcaat
The DNA window shown above is from Elephas maximus indicus isolate mEleMax1 chromosome 4, mEleMax1 primary haplotype, whole genome shotgun sequence and carries:
- the LOC126076354 gene encoding LOW QUALITY PROTEIN: olfactory receptor 6C3-like (The sequence of the model RefSeq protein was modified relative to this genomic sequence to represent the inferred CDS: deleted 1 base in 1 codon; substituted 1 base at 1 genomic stop codon): MNNHTVVTEFVLLGLSDDLDLQIVIFLFLFITCVLSVTRNLTLLTLTFVDSHLQTPMYFFLRNFSLLEISFTTLCIPRFLGGIFTRDKTISYNNCAAQLFFFIFMGVTEFYILTAMSYDRYVAICKPLHYTSIMNRKFCSLLVLCAWLGGFLTVFPPLMLLLXLDYCASNVIDHFACDYFPLLQLSCSDTWLLEVIGFYFALVTLLLTLALVMLSYMYIIRTVLRILSSSQRKKAFSTCSSHMTVISISYGSCVFTYANPSAKEKASLTKGVAILNTSVAPMLNPFIYSLRNQQVKQVFKGLLQNVVFSTNWEFFFLF